The proteins below are encoded in one region of Microbispora sp. NBC_01189:
- a CDS encoding IS110 family transposase: MRSYGRLYAVGVEGTGSYGAGLTRYLRGQGVHVVEVNRPDRRQRRNLGKSDPLDAYAAADAVLAGRARALPKGGDGIAESIRAVHLARSGAIKARTPCINELRSLLVTAPADLRERMAGTSAQALAAACARLRPAADLADPLQGTKLALRSLARRLPGPDRPRSKISMPTWRPWSPRPARSF, from the coding sequence ATGCGCTCGTATGGGCGGCTGTACGCCGTCGGGGTTGAGGGCACTGGGTCCTACGGTGCCGGCCTAACCCGGTATCTGCGCGGCCAGGGCGTGCACGTGGTCGAGGTGAACCGGCCCGACCGGCGTCAGCGCCGCAACCTGGGCAAGTCCGACCCGCTGGACGCTTACGCCGCAGCCGACGCCGTGCTGGCGGGCCGAGCCCGCGCGCTGCCCAAGGGCGGTGACGGGATCGCCGAGTCGATCCGGGCCGTGCACCTGGCCCGCTCGGGCGCGATCAAGGCCCGCACACCCTGCATCAACGAGCTGCGCAGCCTGCTGGTCACCGCGCCCGCCGATCTGCGCGAGCGGATGGCCGGCACGTCCGCCCAAGCGCTGGCCGCCGCCTGCGCGCGGCTGCGCCCGGCCGCAGACCTCGCCGACCCCCTCCAGGGCACCAAGCTTGCCCTGCGCAGCCTGGCCCGCCGCTTACCAGGCCCTGACCGCCCGAGATCGAAGATCTCGATGCCCACCTGGCGGCCCTGGTCGCCCAGGCCCGCCCGGAGCTTTTAG
- a CDS encoding transposase, whose product MHGVGPETAAQLLITCGDNPDRLTSSAAFAALCGVAPIPASSGKTTRHRLSRGGDRQANRALYLIVLARMAWCSRTRAYVARRTAEGKSKKEIIRCLKRYVARELFKVLTSPNATNNDLRVAA is encoded by the coding sequence GTGCACGGAGTCGGGCCCGAGACCGCCGCCCAGCTGCTGATCACCTGCGGCGACAACCCCGACCGGCTCACCTCCTCAGCGGCCTTCGCTGCCCTGTGCGGCGTCGCCCCGATTCCCGCCTCCAGCGGCAAGACCACCCGGCATCGGCTCTCGCGCGGAGGAGACCGCCAGGCCAACCGTGCCCTCTACCTCATCGTGCTCGCCCGCATGGCCTGGTGCTCCCGCACCCGCGCCTACGTGGCCCGCCGCACGGCAGAGGGCAAGTCCAAGAAAGAGATCATCCGCTGCCTCAAACGCTACGTCGCCCGAGAGCTCTTCAAAGTCCTCACCAGCCCAAACGCCACGAACAACGATCTTCGCGTCGCCGCTTGA
- a CDS encoding 3'-5' exonuclease, with protein MKAATEPLRETMLRWLTQNLAPDALVLCTDGDDRPDLIVVDRTYGLVTIDIDLSGHDPAAREPFSRLNRKISDLRLEVPILERCRPHRLVLFGACSEPLAAPSPGGPPRALGLADVEDGEWLARLEPRPLESDDLTSLRSALAPTLTFNVRSRRGAFDPGRGERHRRRIELDAQQAAAATIPVDDVLLLSGPPGSGKTLVLAGRARHLAAQHPGWRIVLLCYNNALVPYLRRLVEDHPNVEVTTFGKFSHAMRHRIALNDPEQAEEDVAAALAKGIAHTVDALLIDESQDFHEAWIRFALATVGPGRGGAVLAGDQRQALYRDADRPPALTGRRVTQLRLERPYRSTRQILQAASTTQPDAKPAADDAVLDGEPVELIWAESWNEQATAVAWEIRRMLDHGEREPQDIAVLITQWRGSLGRLRAALDGAEVPYLVVTRSNAATFDPCTPGVKIMTVHSAKGHEFDVVILFGLETLPSPSGDDPERDRQAAQRGKVGFVGMTRARDQLLVTYTRDSPHLGRLHRCAGVHSSTWPDDYEV; from the coding sequence ATGAAAGCGGCAACGGAGCCGCTGCGGGAGACGATGCTGCGCTGGTTGACGCAGAATCTCGCCCCAGACGCGTTGGTGCTGTGCACCGACGGCGATGACCGGCCCGACCTCATCGTGGTCGATCGCACCTATGGGCTGGTGACCATCGACATTGACCTGTCCGGGCACGATCCGGCGGCGCGTGAGCCGTTCTCCCGCCTGAACCGAAAGATCTCGGATCTGCGACTGGAAGTCCCGATCCTGGAGCGTTGCCGACCACACCGCCTTGTCCTCTTCGGCGCCTGTTCCGAACCGCTCGCCGCGCCGTCGCCGGGCGGGCCGCCACGTGCGCTCGGTCTCGCGGACGTAGAAGATGGAGAATGGCTGGCCCGGCTGGAACCGCGTCCACTCGAATCGGACGATCTGACGTCGCTGCGTTCCGCACTGGCACCCACCCTGACCTTCAACGTTCGCTCCCGCCGGGGTGCATTCGATCCAGGACGGGGGGAGCGGCATCGGCGGCGGATCGAGCTGGACGCCCAGCAGGCCGCTGCCGCCACGATCCCGGTGGACGACGTGCTCCTGCTCTCCGGTCCGCCGGGTAGCGGCAAGACGCTAGTACTGGCCGGGCGGGCACGGCACTTGGCTGCCCAGCATCCAGGCTGGCGCATCGTGCTCTTGTGCTACAACAACGCGCTGGTGCCGTACCTGCGCCGCCTCGTCGAGGACCACCCGAATGTCGAGGTTACGACGTTCGGGAAGTTCTCCCATGCCATGAGGCATCGGATCGCCCTCAACGACCCGGAGCAGGCTGAGGAAGATGTGGCCGCAGCACTGGCGAAAGGCATCGCCCACACCGTGGACGCCCTGCTCATCGACGAGTCCCAGGACTTCCACGAAGCTTGGATCAGGTTCGCGCTGGCGACTGTGGGACCAGGCCGCGGCGGTGCTGTTCTCGCGGGTGACCAGAGACAGGCCCTCTACCGAGACGCGGACCGCCCTCCGGCGCTCACCGGTCGGCGGGTAACGCAACTACGGCTTGAACGCCCCTATCGCAGCACCCGGCAGATCCTTCAGGCGGCGTCCACCACACAACCGGATGCCAAGCCGGCGGCAGACGACGCGGTTCTGGACGGTGAGCCGGTCGAACTGATCTGGGCGGAAAGCTGGAACGAGCAGGCCACCGCCGTGGCGTGGGAGATTCGCCGCATGCTCGACCACGGGGAGCGGGAACCGCAGGACATCGCCGTCCTCATCACCCAGTGGCGAGGATCGCTCGGACGCCTGCGGGCAGCCCTCGACGGGGCCGAGGTGCCTTATCTCGTCGTCACCCGCAGCAATGCCGCAACCTTCGACCCGTGCACTCCCGGTGTGAAGATCATGACGGTGCACTCGGCCAAAGGCCACGAGTTCGACGTAGTCATATTGTTCGGTCTGGAGACCCTGCCCAGCCCTTCCGGCGACGACCCTGAACGCGATCGGCAGGCGGCCCAGCGCGGCAAGGTCGGCTTCGTCGGGATGACCCGGGCCCGTGACCAGCTCCTCGTGACCTACACCCGGGATAGCCCGCATCTCGGCCGACTCCATAGATGCGCAGGAGTCCATTCATCGACTTGGCCCGATGACTATGAGGTGTGA